GCACAATCTAAGGTCCGTTCATCGATTAAGCAAATCTTGATAAGATCGAAAGATTTTGATCATGGCCCATGGCAGTTTCTGATTCAATCATACCAGCGAGCGGAGAGACGTCCACTGCTAGATAAGTACCTATAGTTATATGCCTTTCCCTCCTAACTTGACCAGATCGCCGGTCCACCTTGCTGGGGATCTCTCAAAGAGTAAAGCAAGTATGGTTGGTTCTCTTGCTGTGACAGTTAAAACAGGAACATTTTCCATGTAGAAATTCGAAAATTATGAtccaaaaaaaacataaactttAAAACGTGTGCAAAATTGGCGATCAATTAGGAATTTTAGCTGTcagatttgaaaatatttaaaacgcgCTCTTTTCAGTTCACGTTGTGACAATAAATAATGTCTCAATTTTATAGATCAGAGAATGATTTAGATCATTTTGGACGCTGGAGACTCAGCCTAATTGTCCTTAAACCTGTCCCTGTTTTCAACTTAAACCTACGAGTGTTTTCAAATTAGCCTTTGATGCATTTattgattataattatatcaCTTAATGCTAAACAAATCCAGCAAATAAGCACTCACACTTAGAAGTGACATTCTTACCCGTattatcaatataaaattatacagttaCATAGACTTCGACATTCCAAAATATGAACTACATAAGAAACTAAATTTAGATTCTTTCATTAGTCTAATATTCAGAACATTGAAACCAATTTCAATACTAATGTACGTTATTGACCAGTTTGAATCATTAACCACTTCgtttgacgtaaaacatttaatattattttatgcccATTTTCCTTTTGTGGCTTATTGATAACATTGTTTACAAGGTGTTTCCGTTGGCGCTTACAATTATATTGTGACCATAAAATAATTCTCCCGTCATCATTATGTTCATTGTCcactaatattaaattacacgtTCCATACAAAACATAAACATGATAACTGTTTTGGTTTTCCTTTCTGATCTAACATAACAAGATCCATGACGTAATCACTATAAGAGCACGTTCAACGAAGCACGTACAACAAAGTCTATGAATAACTCGCGAAAAAACTGAGCCCTGATCGAACACGTTTTGTAAGTATTAATGACCTGGTAGGTTATGGAACGATAAGATTGTTTACGgacgtttgtttttttatggttACACAATACGCTACGTGTTTATGAAGAAGGTGAGGTGACTGGCCGATATCATTGGTCATGACCTATCTAGTTAAGGCGTGACTTAGGATATGCTCTATTAATGCATTAGCAATTTGTTATGAACAAACATACATTCTAGGAAAAAGAAATTATCCTATGACTCGAGTAATTtgtttagaaaataatacacTGATACACGCTAGCatttctttaatttcaatagATTACAAGTGTACTTAATTTAATGATAACAAATGCAAGTCTTTCTTGGTGAAGTGTAAGCGAAACTGGAGGTAcattgttttgtctgttttaatgGTAGCCAGAAAGTAaagcaaaatattatttataaaaaagtaatgaatTGGAGTTTGAATGCTGAAATTTCGTTGCTGTCTTACTTTCAAAACTGTCATTGGAACTGAAACTGACGCAGTGTGTACTAAATGGTACAGGCACATGTCAATGACACAATATGCTGCAGTCCTTCCAATACCGAGGTCACTGTGCACGACAATTGGACCAGGTAGTGACTGATTAGCCTGCATCGCTTCTACTAAATACTGCTGCTCTTGCGTATTGACGGCTAGCAGGAACTCAAGAAACAATTGTGGGTCTGGAATAGCATTTTCTAACCATTCCAAATACTTGAAGTGGTGCATTGTCCTTGAATCTCCCGTCTGTTTGTGGATAACAGTCAATTTTGTCCCGATGTACTGGGGCTTCATCCTGATGCTTTCTGTCTTGATGATAAATTCCTTCAATATGATATGATCTTGGTTCGAAGGGAAGTACTGAACACTTGGTGTTTCCGACTTGGTACCGTTCAGCATGACAATCACCCGAGAGTTCTCCTGCCAGACCATACTCCAGAAATCATCAAAAGTGGTGGTCATTGGTTCCTGTGTTGCAATAAATTTGCAGCTGAAGTCATATCCCCTCACATAACTGGCGTTAATGTAGTCTGAATCATGATAAGACTTCAAAACCACCCGAGAAATGTCCCAGCATGGGTATTCCAAGCTACGATTCTTGTTCTTATTTTGAGGCAATCGAAAGTTATCACTGGTACCGCCAATAGGTGTGTTGATGATGTCCAAGTATTCTTGAACAAGTTTTTCTCCATATTTGGGATCTTCTGATCTCTGCATATAACTACGAGCTCCATAAATTGCTGAGAGACTGTCTGCCATCTTCAAAACGATAATTTTTAAACCACGAGACAAAGAAGAACCAAATGAATTCAACAAGCGCTTCTGTTATACTGACTTGTATTAAGGTAAACGAAGTATTGATTGTTTGGTCATATGTTATCGTTCTGCGTAATTCCATTTTGTGGTTATTCCTGTTACGAATATACTTCAGTAGTCAGCTATAGATTATACATTTGTGGTTtgctcataatataaattttgtatagtctactgtatttaataaattattacttacGAGTATTGTTTTCactgtaattaaaattaagtattctATTTTTCGAAATAAACACTAGATGTTTCCATCTAGAAGTCTTCAAAATTTCAAGttgcaaatattaaatcaaCATTAACACACTGTCTGGCGCATGAATAGTATATTCAGGgttaattgtatttatatttaccaaTTGATTATATCCACTAGTATGGGCTAACACCGAAATGGTCCTCGGCCTGAGATTACTAACAGGTTTTTACGTAAGCCTTTGACGTATTGTTTTTCAGGAGTCACTTATTTTGTAGGactaaaattattctatttgtGGTTTGTTCATAACGTCAATTGACAACAACCCATTGTAAttgataattatgatatttattaaaCAGTCAGAATAATCTGACCACAAAGCTACTCATACGTGTGTCAGAGAATAAACGAGGGAAAAAGGACACCTATAAATAGCCATATACAGTTATGAATACATCAGTTGTAGTCCAGGCCTGAACGTGACTGGATTTCCGAGTGATTAGCAGTCCAAAATCTTTTGCACTCGACGCTATTAATAAAATGGGGTGTGGAAATTCTAAAACGCTGAGTCGCAGACGTCTCATTAAATTGATTAACCGTAAAGACGCCGTTGACTTTATTTGTGAAGAGCACGAAAACATCATGAAGATTGAGACACCAGGAACTTGCGACGAATCTACAGTTGCTGAAAACGATGAGCCAAGCAGATACGCTGACACAGCGCACCTTTGTCATACCATGACTCTTCCAGGAGAAAGCTCTGAATATAAAAATGCTAGCTATATAGACGGCTACCGACACCCTAAGAAGTACATCACGTGTCCGGCACCGTTAAAAAATACCCGCTCTGAATTCTGGAAGATGGTATGGAATCATAAAAGCCAGATCATCGTTATGTTGTGCAACACCATTGAAAATGGCCAAACCCAGTGCTATCGTTATTGGATCCCAATTGAAGGAGTAGCACTGCGATGTGGTGAACTCGAGATTAAGACAGTCAAGATTAGTTCGACACGTCGGGACTACACAATAACGGAACTTATGGTGACAGGTGACGATGGTGGCAACTTGAAAGTCACTCACTTCTGGTACGAACAATGGCAAGAACATGATCTATCTCCTGACGAATTGGTGTTCACTGACTTGTTAGTAATGACAAAGGTTTATCAATTAGGCATCGACGCACGTTCCAGCTCGATAGTGGTTCACTGCAACAATGGACTAGAAAGATCCATGGCGTTTTGTGCCGTAGATATCTGTTTGACACGATTAGAAAAAACTGGAAAGCTCAATGTATTTTCCACAGTATTAAATCTAAGAAAACAAAGACCAAACTGTCTCACTAATGTTGTTCATTACATTTTCATCTATACAGTTTTGTACCATTATATTAAGCATTatccaaaattattttcatcaaTTTTTGCTCAATGATctcataaataactatttcttgtATTCGcctagtattttttaaataaaaaattatgctACTGTTAACGATGTCTCCTTAACCTATAAACAGATTCTTCTAATATTCAATAGAGTAATAGCTATTTACATTATgggtgtttatttaatttctaggCATAAACTATACATAAACTATCGTACTTGTTAGTGCTACTTATTTAATTAGCGCCAAAACACGAATCTACGCGTTAATAACCACTTAATTTATGATGGTACACTTGTGTAAATACTATTTTTGAACTACTTAACAATAGGTTTATTTCAATTGTTTAGATATCAATTAACATGTCTCTGCAATCAATTAGTCCAGAGATTGAACAACTATTGACAAATAGAACTATGATCAGAACCCAATAAGCTTATAGACTACAGGGTACGCATCAAAATTTTTAGACATTTTGAAAAGACAAATTCTAAAAATACTCCATAGCTTGCATTCAGAAATACCTGAGGAGATTAGACCAAGTGTATTTGAACTTCCAGTCCTAGAAAATCATCAgtaataactaaatatttacttatttcctACTTAATAATTCTTTTACCTAAAACTATTCACTTGGCAATTGAAGATTGAACAGTTGCATGCAATTATTCAATGAAGAGTTCAGGACTATGTCAAGTGGAACGACCCAGGCTCAATCTAATTCATCAACGCTGCCACTTAACGACACTGTGATCTCTAATGGCTTTGATTGCCCATGCACGAAACCACTTCAATTGAATCAAGTATCAAAGTCTTCTATGATTTGTGTTCATTTGTGCGACACTTTGCACTCTCAGTTTTCAAAACAACTAAAAATCTGAAAT
The nucleotide sequence above comes from Cydia pomonella isolate Wapato2018A chromosome 2, ilCydPomo1, whole genome shotgun sequence. Encoded proteins:
- the LOC133515645 gene encoding tyrosine-protein phosphatase non-receptor type 9-like produces the protein MADSLSAIYGARSYMQRSEDPKYGEKLVQEYLDIINTPIGGTSDNFRLPQNKNKNRSLEYPCWDISRVVLKSYHDSDYINASYVRGYDFSCKFIATQEPMTTTFDDFWSMVWQENSRVIVMLNGTKSETPSVQYFPSNQDHIILKEFIIKTESIRMKPQYIGTKLTVIHKQTGDSRTMHHFKYLEWLENAIPDPQLFLEFLLAVNTQEQQYLVEAMQANQSLPGPIVVHSDLGIGRTAAYCVIDMCLYHLVHTASVSVPMTVLKVRQQRNFSIQTPIHYFFINNILLYFLATIKTDKTMYLQFRLHFTKKDLHLLSLN
- the LOC133515646 gene encoding tyrosine-protein phosphatase non-receptor type 9-like, whose product is MGCGNSKTLSRRRLIKLINRKDAVDFICEEHENIMKIETPGTCDESTVAENDEPSRYADTAHLCHTMTLPGESSEYKNASYIDGYRHPKKYITCPAPLKNTRSEFWKMVWNHKSQIIVMLCNTIENGQTQCYRYWIPIEGVALRCGELEIKTVKISSTRRDYTITELMVTGDDGGNLKVTHFWYEQWQEHDLSPDELVFTDLLVMTKVYQLGIDARSSSIVVHCNNGLERSMAFCAVDICLTRLEKTGKLNNFVGIEEINGKTRSHYLSSKVR